The Pseudomonadales bacterium genome contains a region encoding:
- a CDS encoding phosphomannomutase/phosphoglucomutase, with the protein MKHIGALSSQEKTPILLMAVLAVVFTLAVVVLFPRFLDTVNAKSLTKAANAVATAQAELLNADIEKIQNTLLEQIKAKDVSTVLQQADPAVLEAAEKQLQEANAAIGMIRVRLIPISTDYSSMHLRFSQLDRLTSAKNNKEIYPEFYGENGKKMFDFLLPVKDQAGKINGFLLAIANESIFSGELEKIKPERASTVLQQKFTGGVTQVVYSTQAKEVNIRAGQISQEAATKIPHWKIVVVPGEELIQESTWGMFWQYLVQGVALCLGALALLLLNRRAAQLVQKAHKEHVAPIQIKGARKVDKGEFAAANAAQANSEDAGLVDPLFQSGDVFDLDLDDDMLEVRAVAPKGATTAKTELVGTDNFSVPETIFRDYDIRGNADADISDELAQRIGRAFATVCLEKGHNSVALAGDGRLSTYRLKEAVRQGLMMSGCSVIDLGTVPTPLMNFATQTLSGTSCGMMVTASHNPASDNGFKMVIDGHTLASEEIQQLRARVQSGDFTEGEGECTDQDIIDAYIDHIVSDVVLAGSYKVVIDCGNGVASVVAQRLLEELGCDVVPLYCDIDGSFPNHQPDPSELSNLNDLVEMVKNEGADLGVAFDGDGDRLAVVTATGEIILPDCLMMLFAKDVISRNPGTDIVFDVKSTRRLNTLISSCGGRPVMCKSGHSHIRNKMVETGAMLGGELSGHIFFKERWFGFDDGVYSAVRLIEIMSIRDQSLDDIFATFPESFSTPEIRIAVPEDKKFSLVKSLIDGGEWGNGKISTLDGVRVDFAKGWGLVRASNTAAALALRFEADDAESLATVQNVFKQQLQSVDSSLPLPF; encoded by the coding sequence GTGAAACATATCGGCGCTTTAAGTAGTCAGGAAAAAACACCTATCTTATTGATGGCAGTGTTGGCCGTTGTTTTTACATTGGCTGTTGTGGTGTTATTTCCGCGTTTTCTTGACACGGTCAATGCTAAAAGTCTCACCAAAGCAGCGAATGCTGTCGCTACTGCTCAAGCAGAGTTACTCAATGCGGATATCGAAAAAATTCAAAATACACTCTTAGAACAAATTAAAGCAAAAGATGTATCAACAGTATTGCAGCAAGCAGACCCTGCTGTTCTGGAAGCTGCGGAGAAGCAGTTGCAGGAAGCCAATGCCGCAATTGGCATGATTCGCGTGCGCTTGATTCCTATAAGTACGGATTACTCTTCCATGCACTTGCGGTTTTCGCAGTTAGATCGTTTGACTTCAGCCAAAAATAACAAAGAAATTTACCCTGAGTTTTACGGAGAAAATGGGAAAAAAATGTTTGATTTTCTTTTGCCGGTTAAGGATCAGGCAGGAAAAATTAATGGCTTTTTACTGGCAATTGCCAATGAGAGTATATTTAGTGGTGAATTAGAAAAAATAAAGCCAGAAAGAGCTTCTACTGTGCTACAGCAAAAATTTACCGGCGGTGTGACGCAGGTGGTTTATAGCACGCAAGCAAAAGAGGTCAATATTAGAGCTGGGCAAATAAGCCAAGAAGCGGCAACAAAAATTCCGCATTGGAAAATAGTCGTTGTGCCTGGTGAAGAGCTTATACAAGAAAGCACATGGGGTATGTTTTGGCAGTATTTGGTGCAAGGTGTTGCTCTGTGCTTGGGCGCTCTCGCACTATTGTTATTGAATCGCCGCGCGGCACAGTTGGTGCAGAAAGCCCACAAAGAGCATGTGGCTCCCATACAAATTAAAGGCGCGCGCAAAGTGGATAAAGGTGAATTTGCTGCTGCCAATGCTGCACAAGCCAACAGCGAAGATGCGGGCTTGGTTGATCCTTTATTTCAATCCGGCGATGTGTTCGATCTTGATTTAGATGATGACATGCTCGAGGTGCGCGCCGTTGCACCTAAAGGTGCGACGACCGCTAAAACAGAGTTGGTGGGTACGGATAATTTCTCTGTGCCCGAAACAATTTTTCGTGATTACGATATTCGCGGCAATGCTGATGCTGATATTTCTGACGAATTGGCGCAGCGTATTGGTCGCGCATTTGCCACGGTATGTTTGGAGAAAGGCCACAACAGTGTTGCGTTAGCGGGCGATGGGCGTTTATCCACTTATCGTTTGAAAGAAGCCGTGCGCCAAGGTTTGATGATGTCGGGTTGTTCGGTGATTGATCTCGGCACGGTACCGACACCATTGATGAATTTTGCGACACAAACTTTGTCGGGTACGAGCTGCGGCATGATGGTGACAGCAAGTCACAATCCCGCTTCTGACAACGGTTTCAAAATGGTGATTGATGGCCACACTTTAGCGAGTGAGGAAATTCAGCAACTGCGCGCGCGTGTGCAATCCGGTGACTTCACAGAAGGCGAAGGCGAGTGCACGGATCAGGACATTATTGATGCGTATATTGATCACATTGTTTCTGATGTGGTGTTGGCAGGCAGTTATAAAGTTGTGATTGATTGCGGCAACGGTGTGGCGAGTGTTGTTGCGCAGCGTTTGTTGGAAGAGTTGGGCTGCGATGTGGTGCCTTTGTACTGCGATATCGATGGCAGTTTCCCGAATCACCAACCGGATCCTAGCGAGCTGTCGAATCTGAATGATTTGGTCGAAATGGTCAAAAATGAAGGCGCTGATCTCGGCGTGGCATTTGATGGTGATGGCGATCGCTTAGCGGTAGTCACTGCCACCGGTGAAATTATTTTACCCGATTGCTTAATGATGCTGTTTGCAAAAGATGTGATTTCTCGCAATCCGGGCACCGATATTGTGTTTGATGTGAAATCCACGCGCCGCTTGAATACTTTGATTAGCAGCTGTGGTGGCCGACCTGTTATGTGTAAGAGTGGCCATTCACATATTCGCAATAAGATGGTGGAAACGGGTGCCATGCTCGGTGGTGAATTGAGCGGACATATTTTCTTCAAAGAGCGCTGGTTTGGTTTTGATGACGGTGTTTACAGTGCAGTGCGTTTAATCGAAATCATGTCGATACGCGATCAAAGTCTGGATGATATTTTTGCCACTTTCCCAGAGTCGTTTAGTACACCAGAGATTCGTATTGCTGTGCCAGAAGATAAAAA